CAGCGCGGCCGCAGTGTCGTCGTGCTGTGCTCGGGCGATCCGTTCTGGCACGGCGCCGGCGCTGTGCTCGCCGATCACCTCGCGCCGAGCGAATGGACCGCCCTGCCGGCGCCGTCGACGTTCTCCTGGGCGGCGGCAAGGCTCGGCTGGCGGCTGGAAGAGACGATCACGCTCGGCCTCCACGCCCGCCCCATCACCATGCTGCGGCCGCATCTGCAGCCCGGTTCTCGGCTCATCGTGCTGGTGCGCGATGGTGCCGCGGTGGCGCAGATCGCGGCCTATCTGACGGCGACGGGTTTTGGACCGTCCAGCCTCACCGTGCTCGAAGCGCTCGGCGGCCCGCGCGAGCGCATTCTCCGCGCAGCAGCGGCGAACTATACACTCACCGACGTCGCAGCACCGGTCGCGATCGGCATCGACGTGGTCGCGCAACCCGATTCCGCCATCATCCCACACGCAAGCGGCCTGCCGGACGAGCTGTTCCAGACCGACGGCCAACTCACCAAGCGCGCGATCCGCGCGGTGACGCTGTCGAGCCTCGCCCCACGGGGCGGCGAATTGTTGTGGGATATCGGCGCCGGCTCGGGCTCGATCGGCATCGAATGGTTGCTGGCGGCGCGCAGCAACCGCGCGATCGGAATCGAAGCGCGGCCCGATCGGCTGGCTTGCGCCCGCGGCAATGCCGACGCACTCGGCGTGCCGCATTTCGATCTCCGCCTTGGGCAAGCGCCGGAAGCGCTCGCCGACCTGCCGACTCCGGACGCGGTGTTCATCGGCGGCGGCGCCGGCAATCCGGGCGTGCTGGACGCGGTGTGGCAGGCGCTTCCACCCGGCGGACGGCTGGTGGTCAATGCCGTGACGCTGGAAACCGAGGCGCTGCTGATCGCCTGTCACGGCCGCCACGGCGGCGAGTTGCTGCGGCTCGGCGTCGAACGCGCCGCGCCGGTCGGCGGGCTCACCGCCTGGCGCGCCGCGATCCCGGTGGTGCAATGGAGCGTCCGCAAATGACGCGCATCGTGATCGGCATTGGATTTCGCGCCGCCGCCCCTCAGGCGTCGATCGCCGAAGTCATCGCCGCTGCGCGCGGCGCCGCTATGCCCGCACAACCGACGCATCTTGCCGTGCCCGACGACAAAGCAGTGCATCCGCCGTTGATCGCAGCGGCGACAGAAGCGGCATTGCCCTGCCTCGCGATCAGTACGGCTGCGATCCGGAGCGCCGCCGA
The DNA window shown above is from Rhodopseudomonas palustris HaA2 and carries:
- a CDS encoding bifunctional cobalt-precorrin-7 (C(5))-methyltransferase/cobalt-precorrin-6B (C(15))-methyltransferase, yielding MTATDDTPTPWLSIVGIGEDGVAGLSDKARALLANADLVIGGERHLAMVAALGRPTLPWRVPFAVSLPDVLAQRGRSVVVLCSGDPFWHGAGAVLADHLAPSEWTALPAPSTFSWAAARLGWRLEETITLGLHARPITMLRPHLQPGSRLIVLVRDGAAVAQIAAYLTATGFGPSSLTVLEALGGPRERILRAAAANYTLTDVAAPVAIGIDVVAQPDSAIIPHASGLPDELFQTDGQLTKRAIRAVTLSSLAPRGGELLWDIGAGSGSIGIEWLLAARSNRAIGIEARPDRLACARGNADALGVPHFDLRLGQAPEALADLPTPDAVFIGGGAGNPGVLDAVWQALPPGGRLVVNAVTLETEALLIACHGRHGGELLRLGVERAAPVGGLTAWRAAIPVVQWSVRK
- a CDS encoding cobalamin biosynthesis protein, with the translated sequence MTRIVIGIGFRAAAPQASIAEVIAAARGAAMPAQPTHLAVPDDKAVHPPLIAAATEAALPCLAISTAAIRSAADRIATDSPRVARARGVGSVCEAAALAAAGPAARLAVTRLISSDRQATAAVAIEEPPQ